In Streptomyces sp. NBC_00704, a genomic segment contains:
- a CDS encoding L,D-transpeptidase, producing MGRRKGGIGIALVTGVMLVGATACGGSGGAGDKAGGGGDAKGSGTPRASASPSPTKPAGPPMLLETITPQTGTTVGVAMPISVVFTDPVAARARATVEKHLKVSASRPVPGAWHWFGDKRADWRPKDYWPSGTTVKIDADLNGVANGNGRFGVRAYTHTFKIGDDVRADVSVTGHTMKVTRDGSAVRTLSINAGSAEYPTWNGTMAVIDKEKEVHMTSCSVGISCDKGSPNFYDLTLPWDVHLTQSGTYVHYSTGDPNPGSGSARGSHGCVHLSLSDAKWFYDQVKQGDPVTITGSPRAKAPADNGYAAFNLGWGEWLAGSASGEQTTATL from the coding sequence GTGGGACGGCGCAAGGGCGGCATAGGGATCGCACTCGTCACGGGTGTGATGCTGGTGGGCGCGACGGCCTGCGGCGGGTCCGGAGGCGCCGGCGACAAGGCCGGTGGCGGCGGCGACGCGAAGGGCTCGGGCACACCGCGTGCGAGCGCCTCGCCCTCGCCGACCAAGCCGGCCGGCCCGCCGATGCTGCTGGAGACGATCACTCCGCAGACGGGAACCACGGTCGGCGTCGCCATGCCGATCTCGGTGGTCTTCACCGACCCGGTGGCGGCCAGGGCGCGGGCCACGGTCGAGAAGCACCTGAAGGTGAGCGCCTCGCGGCCGGTGCCCGGCGCCTGGCACTGGTTCGGCGACAAGCGCGCCGACTGGCGGCCCAAGGACTACTGGCCTTCCGGCACCACGGTGAAGATCGACGCGGACCTGAACGGCGTCGCCAACGGCAACGGGCGCTTCGGCGTGCGGGCCTACACCCACACCTTCAAGATCGGCGACGACGTGCGCGCCGACGTGTCGGTGACCGGCCACACCATGAAGGTGACCCGCGACGGCAGCGCCGTGCGCACGCTGTCGATCAACGCGGGCAGCGCCGAGTACCCGACGTGGAACGGCACGATGGCCGTCATCGACAAGGAGAAGGAGGTCCACATGACCTCCTGCAGCGTGGGCATCAGCTGCGACAAGGGCAGCCCGAACTTCTACGACCTGACGCTGCCCTGGGACGTCCACCTGACCCAGTCCGGCACCTATGTGCACTACTCGACCGGCGACCCGAACCCGGGCAGCGGCAGCGCGCGCGGATCGCACGGCTGCGTCCACCTGTCCCTCTCGGACGCCAAGTGGTTCTACGACCAGGTCAAGCAGGGCGATCCCGTCACCATCACCGGTTCGCCCCGGGCCAAGGCCCCGGCCGACAACGGTTACGCCGCCTTCAACCTGGGCTGGGGCGAGTGGCTCGCGGGCAGCGCCTCCGGCGAGCAGACGACCGCCACGCTCTGA
- a CDS encoding polyprenyl synthetase gives MTRETGQHGGLDQQAVLLAAGLADLAVSTLGSALGAVRGLLRRSDAAELAAQAEHDLTARGRLVLDRYAAVPPAYLEILARRAETLRSAGDV, from the coding sequence ATGACACGAGAAACGGGACAGCACGGCGGGCTCGACCAGCAGGCGGTGCTGCTGGCGGCCGGACTGGCGGACCTGGCGGTGAGCACGCTGGGCTCCGCCCTGGGCGCGGTCCGCGGGCTGCTGCGCCGCTCGGACGCCGCGGAACTCGCGGCGCAGGCCGAGCACGATCTGACGGCCCGTGGACGACTGGTCCTCGACAGGTACGCGGCCGTGCCGCCCGCGTACCTGGAGATCCTCGCCCGCCGTGCCGAGACCCTCAGGTCCGCAGGCGATGTCTGA
- a CDS encoding polyprenyl synthetase family protein: MSDGWEQAAFKARVDDVLRRFVAEEAHEFARVDPLLAPVAGQLEAAVGEGKRLRAAFCYWGWRAAGQPDSDALVRAAASMELVHAAAVVHDDLIDDSPLRHGRPTAHVALRAAVAGRPGADATGRSLAMLVGDLLMALAGQLFAASGLPAAYLARARPLWAVMARELIAGECLEILRTGTGPDTAASLKVIRYKTAKYTVEQPLLIGGALAGAGARLREGYSAYGLPLGEAFQLRDDLLGLFGDPRRTGKANADDVRGNRPTALLAETWRLAGEADRTRLRDLLGRRGADARALDAVREVMRRLKAPDRVEAMVDARVEEALDALRAWGAPSHATRALTHLARSAADRLS; this comes from the coding sequence ATGTCTGACGGGTGGGAGCAGGCAGCGTTCAAGGCCCGCGTCGACGACGTGCTGCGCCGCTTCGTCGCGGAGGAGGCCCACGAGTTCGCCCGCGTCGATCCCCTCCTGGCGCCGGTGGCCGGGCAGTTGGAGGCGGCGGTCGGGGAGGGCAAACGGCTGCGGGCGGCCTTCTGCTACTGGGGCTGGCGGGCGGCCGGACAGCCGGACAGCGACGCGCTCGTGCGGGCCGCGGCCTCCATGGAGCTCGTGCACGCCGCCGCGGTGGTGCACGACGACCTCATCGACGACAGCCCCCTGCGGCACGGACGCCCCACGGCCCATGTCGCCCTGCGCGCCGCCGTGGCCGGGCGTCCGGGGGCCGACGCCACCGGGAGATCGCTGGCGATGCTGGTGGGCGACCTGCTCATGGCGCTCGCCGGGCAGCTGTTCGCCGCCAGCGGTCTGCCCGCCGCCTACCTCGCGCGGGCCCGCCCCCTGTGGGCGGTGATGGCCCGTGAGCTGATCGCCGGCGAGTGCCTGGAGATCCTGCGCACCGGGACCGGTCCGGACACGGCCGCGTCGCTCAAGGTGATCCGCTACAAGACCGCCAAGTACACCGTCGAGCAGCCACTGTTGATCGGCGGCGCGCTGGCCGGCGCGGGCGCCCGGCTGCGGGAGGGCTACTCCGCCTACGGCCTGCCGCTGGGCGAGGCGTTCCAGCTCCGGGACGACCTGCTGGGGCTGTTCGGCGATCCGCGCCGCACCGGCAAGGCCAACGCCGACGACGTACGCGGCAACCGGCCCACCGCGCTGCTGGCCGAGACCTGGCGCCTCGCCGGCGAGGCGGACCGCACCCGGCTGCGCGACCTGCTCGGCCGCCGCGGCGCGGACGCGCGGGCGCTGGACGCGGTGCGCGAGGTGATGCGCCGGCTGAAGGCCCCCGACCGCGTCGAGGCCATGGTCGACGCACGCGTGGAGGAGGCGCTCGACGCGCTGCGCGCATGGGGTGCGCCGTCGCACGCCACCCGCGCCCTCACCCACCTGGCCCGGTCCGCGGCGGACCGGCTGTCCTGA
- a CDS encoding oxygenase MpaB family protein — MTCTEASMNALRHAGDELADATVAALFERGDVGRFNTLMRYVSTAGAPLPPGLPDVAREYLEATGAPPSWVDWSEMEKARLFFIDNNVHISTALSFASMPACYVVPHVARLLSATHGLKYPSKRMAETGQFTVHLMQPDAFEAGGRFLPAAQKVRLLHASIRHHLRRENRWDVDALGTPICQEDMIGGQMFFSLLVLDSLHRLGVHMSQEGAEAYYYAWRVVGAMLGVDQSAVPETLEEARRFLDLYMIRHMGPSAEGAHLTRQLIDLYEDVVPGTFFDPVVSALIRYLVGDTCADWLDVPHTRWDTLVKAVPRLLGVLETVEDRSPLGAWALDRLGHLTTVLELSSLTRGRVMHYAVPEQLRPDYGLPGATPRTHRWTPPPATLA, encoded by the coding sequence ATGACCTGCACCGAGGCGTCGATGAACGCCCTTCGACACGCCGGCGACGAACTCGCCGACGCGACCGTCGCCGCCCTCTTCGAACGCGGCGACGTCGGCCGGTTCAACACCCTGATGCGCTACGTCTCCACCGCCGGCGCACCCCTGCCGCCGGGCCTGCCCGACGTCGCACGGGAGTACCTGGAGGCCACCGGCGCCCCGCCGTCCTGGGTGGACTGGTCGGAGATGGAGAAGGCACGCCTGTTCTTCATCGACAACAACGTGCACATCTCCACCGCGCTCTCCTTCGCCTCCATGCCCGCCTGCTACGTCGTCCCGCACGTGGCGAGACTGCTGTCGGCCACCCACGGGCTGAAGTACCCCTCCAAACGGATGGCGGAGACGGGCCAGTTCACCGTCCACCTGATGCAGCCCGACGCCTTCGAGGCCGGCGGCCGCTTCCTGCCCGCCGCGCAGAAGGTCCGCCTCCTGCACGCCTCCATCCGCCACCACCTGCGCCGCGAGAACCGGTGGGACGTCGACGCGCTGGGCACGCCGATCTGCCAGGAGGACATGATCGGCGGGCAGATGTTCTTCTCCCTGCTCGTACTGGACAGCCTGCACCGCCTCGGCGTCCACATGTCGCAGGAGGGCGCGGAGGCCTACTACTACGCCTGGCGGGTCGTCGGCGCGATGCTGGGCGTCGACCAGAGCGCCGTCCCCGAAACCCTGGAGGAGGCGCGCCGGTTCCTCGACCTCTACATGATCCGGCACATGGGCCCCTCCGCCGAGGGCGCCCACCTGACCCGGCAGCTCATCGACCTCTACGAGGACGTCGTGCCCGGCACCTTCTTCGACCCGGTCGTCTCGGCCCTGATCCGCTACCTGGTCGGTGACACCTGCGCCGACTGGCTCGACGTCCCGCACACCCGGTGGGACACCCTCGTCAAGGCCGTGCCCCGGCTCCTCGGCGTGCTGGAGACGGTGGAGGACCGCTCCCCGCTCGGCGCCTGGGCCCTGGACCGGCTCGGCCACCTCACCACCGTGCTGGAGCTGTCGTCCCTCACCCGCGGCCGCGTCATGCACTACGCCGTCCCCGAACAGCTCAGGCCGGACTACGGCCTCCCCGGCGCGACGCCCCGCACCCACCGGTGGACCCCGCCGCCGGCGACCCTCGCCTGA
- a CDS encoding RNA polymerase sigma factor SigF — protein MALMSTTATDARVHELPEVADPSRVAPKDARALSKLFFDQLAVLEEGTPEYSYARNTLIEMNMSLVRFAAGRFRGRGPEEMEDIVQVGMIGLIKAIDRFDLSREAEFTSFAIPYIVGEIKRFFRDTTWAVHVPRRLQEARVHLARATEELRGRLGRTPTVKELSELMSLPEDEVREARLAANGYNSSSLDATIGGSEDGESALQDFIGAEDTALGLVEDFHALAPLLGELDDRDRQIIHMRFVEELTQAQIGERLGVSQMHVSRLLSRTLARLREGMLTQN, from the coding sequence ATGGCGCTGATGAGCACGACGGCAACGGACGCGCGGGTGCACGAGTTGCCGGAGGTCGCCGATCCCTCCCGGGTGGCCCCGAAGGACGCCCGCGCGCTGTCCAAGCTGTTCTTCGACCAGTTGGCGGTGCTGGAGGAAGGCACCCCGGAGTACAGCTACGCACGCAACACGCTGATCGAGATGAACATGTCCCTCGTCCGCTTCGCGGCCGGCCGGTTCCGCGGCCGGGGGCCGGAGGAGATGGAGGACATCGTCCAGGTCGGCATGATCGGCCTGATCAAGGCGATAGACCGGTTCGACCTGTCCCGGGAGGCGGAGTTCACCTCCTTCGCCATCCCCTACATCGTGGGGGAGATCAAGCGCTTCTTCCGGGACACCACCTGGGCCGTGCACGTGCCGCGACGCCTCCAGGAAGCCCGCGTTCATCTCGCGCGCGCCACGGAGGAGCTGCGCGGCCGTCTCGGGCGCACCCCGACGGTCAAGGAGCTGTCGGAGCTGATGAGTCTTCCCGAGGACGAGGTGCGCGAGGCGCGGCTGGCCGCGAACGGCTACAACTCCTCCTCCCTGGACGCCACGATCGGCGGCAGCGAGGACGGCGAGTCGGCGCTCCAGGACTTCATCGGCGCCGAGGACACCGCGCTGGGGCTGGTGGAGGACTTCCACGCCCTGGCCCCCCTGCTCGGCGAACTCGACGACCGGGACCGGCAGATCATCCACATGCGCTTCGTCGAGGAACTCACCCAGGCCCAGATCGGCGAACGGCTGGGCGTCTCGCAGATGCACGTCTCGCGGCTGCTGTCGCGCACGCTCGCCCGGCTGCGGGAAGGCATGCTCACCCAGAACTGA
- a CDS encoding hydrophobic protein, giving the protein MVPLLLVLLLAVVLFGVGFAVKVLWWVALAVLVLWLLGFVMRSTSAGGSRGRWYRW; this is encoded by the coding sequence ATGGTTCCCCTGCTTCTCGTGCTGCTTCTCGCCGTCGTCCTTTTCGGCGTCGGTTTCGCCGTCAAGGTTCTGTGGTGGGTGGCCCTGGCCGTTCTGGTGCTGTGGCTGCTCGGGTTCGTCATGCGTTCCACCTCCGCCGGCGGCAGCCGCGGCCGCTGGTACCGATGGTGA
- a CDS encoding alpha/beta fold hydrolase — MDIERRNNVTVTGNPQGRTVVLAHGFGCDQNMWRLTVPALADEYRVVTFDYVGSGRSDPSAFSEDRYATLDGYARDVVEVCDALDLHDAVFVGHSVSAMIGVLAADLAPRRVGALVMVAPSPRYIDDEGYRGGFTAEDIDELLASLESNYLGWSAAMAPVIMGNADRPELGEELTNSFCATDPDMARVFARTTFLSDARDDLKTVRVPTLILECTQDVIAPREVGAFVHAAIPGSTLVTLDATGHCPHLSAPEATNEAITAFLAGLR, encoded by the coding sequence ATGGACATCGAGCGCAGGAACAACGTCACCGTCACCGGCAACCCGCAGGGGCGGACGGTGGTCCTGGCGCACGGGTTCGGCTGCGACCAGAACATGTGGCGGCTGACCGTACCGGCCCTGGCCGACGAGTACCGGGTGGTGACGTTCGACTACGTGGGGTCCGGCCGCTCGGATCCGTCGGCCTTCTCCGAGGACCGCTACGCCACCCTCGACGGCTACGCCCGGGACGTGGTCGAGGTGTGCGACGCGCTGGACCTGCACGACGCGGTCTTCGTCGGGCACTCGGTCAGCGCGATGATCGGGGTGCTGGCCGCAGACCTGGCGCCGCGGCGCGTCGGAGCGCTGGTGATGGTCGCCCCCTCCCCCCGCTACATCGACGACGAGGGCTACCGGGGCGGGTTCACCGCCGAGGACATCGACGAGCTCCTGGCGTCCCTGGAGTCGAACTACCTCGGCTGGTCGGCGGCGATGGCACCGGTGATCATGGGCAACGCGGACCGGCCGGAACTCGGCGAGGAGCTGACCAACAGCTTCTGCGCCACCGACCCCGACATGGCCCGCGTCTTCGCCCGGACCACGTTCCTCTCGGACGCCAGGGACGACCTGAAGACCGTCCGGGTGCCGACCCTGATCCTGGAATGCACCCAGGACGTCATCGCCCCCCGCGAGGTCGGGGCCTTCGTCCACGCCGCGATCCCCGGCTCGACGCTGGTCACGCTCGACGCGACCGGACACTGCCCCCACCTGTCCGCGCCGGAGGCCACCAACGAGGCGATCACCGCGTTCCTGGCCGGCCTACGGTGA
- a CDS encoding PP2C family protein-serine/threonine phosphatase, whose protein sequence is MCRTGQQPERQGTGGERTADAAFAALLEDSAEELYENAPCGYLSTLMDGTIAKINDTLLGWLGLDRGAVVGRMRFTDLLSVGGKLYHETHFAPLLRMQGEIGGIALEVRKADGARIPVLVSSVIKQGGNGDPLLIRTTLFDARDRRAYEAELLRARKEAEEARRRAEAERTRLQDALAALQQSLLPDSLPPVPGVETAVHYRTASPDRLGGDFYDLFPVDGERFAFFLGDVCGKGPQAAAVTSLTRYTLRAAALHDPDPVSALSTLNKVLHERYTGGDPRYCTAIFGIVEPDAATGEAGVRIASGGHPSALVLRADGTSGFLPTPGGFLVGALPDARFATTTTVLAPGDTLLLYTDGLTEARTGEDRAGLYGDEALRDFTAGHAGKPPHAVIEALTGLLDDFGDGLDDDTALLALGVPAPDPRTTTRA, encoded by the coding sequence ATGTGCCGCACCGGGCAGCAGCCCGAACGGCAGGGCACGGGCGGCGAGCGGACCGCCGACGCCGCCTTCGCCGCACTGCTGGAGGACAGCGCCGAGGAACTGTACGAGAACGCGCCGTGCGGCTATCTCTCCACGCTGATGGACGGCACCATCGCCAAGATCAACGACACCCTGCTCGGCTGGCTCGGCCTGGACCGCGGCGCGGTGGTCGGCCGGATGCGCTTCACCGACCTGCTGAGCGTCGGCGGCAAGCTCTACCACGAGACGCACTTCGCCCCGCTGCTGCGCATGCAGGGCGAGATCGGCGGCATCGCCCTGGAGGTCAGGAAGGCCGACGGCGCGCGCATCCCGGTACTGGTCTCCTCCGTGATCAAGCAGGGCGGCAACGGCGACCCCCTCCTGATCCGCACCACCCTGTTCGACGCCCGGGACCGCCGCGCCTACGAGGCCGAACTCCTGCGGGCCCGCAAGGAGGCCGAGGAGGCGCGCAGACGGGCGGAGGCCGAACGCACCCGGCTCCAGGACGCCCTGGCCGCGCTCCAGCAGTCGCTGCTGCCCGACTCGCTGCCGCCGGTGCCCGGAGTCGAGACGGCCGTCCACTACCGCACGGCGTCCCCCGACCGGCTCGGCGGCGACTTCTACGACCTCTTCCCCGTCGACGGCGAGCGTTTCGCCTTCTTCCTCGGGGACGTGTGCGGCAAGGGCCCCCAGGCCGCCGCGGTCACCTCGCTGACCCGCTACACCCTGCGGGCCGCCGCCCTGCACGACCCCGACCCCGTCTCCGCGCTCTCCACCCTCAACAAGGTGCTGCACGAGCGCTACACCGGCGGCGACCCCCGCTACTGCACCGCCATATTCGGCATCGTCGAACCCGACGCCGCGACCGGAGAGGCCGGCGTCCGCATCGCCTCGGGCGGCCACCCCTCGGCGCTCGTCCTGCGCGCCGACGGCACCTCCGGCTTCCTGCCCACGCCGGGCGGCTTCCTCGTCGGCGCGCTGCCCGACGCGCGCTTCGCGACCACGACCACGGTCCTCGCCCCCGGTGACACCCTGCTGCTCTACACCGACGGCCTGACCGAGGCCCGCACCGGCGAGGACCGCGCCGGCCTCTACGGGGACGAGGCCCTGCGCGACTTCACGGCCGGCCACGCCGGCAAGCCCCCGCACGCCGTGATCGAGGCCCTCACCGGCCTGCTGGACGACTTCGGCGACGGACTCGACGACGACACCGCCCTGCTCGCCCTCGGCGTTCCCGCCCCCGACCCCAGGACCACGACGCGCGCATGA
- a CDS encoding STAS domain-containing protein produces the protein MNQLKITARDAETGPVLEIAGALAYPHATELTDLLPTVSLRPGGRLVLDLARMEFCDSSGISALIAARNLAHAAGADVALAAVPAHTQRVLHVVGLDQIFPLYPDSDAATRP, from the coding sequence ATGAACCAGCTGAAGATCACCGCCCGAGACGCCGAGACAGGTCCCGTCCTGGAGATCGCCGGCGCGCTCGCCTATCCGCACGCCACCGAACTGACCGACCTGCTCCCCACGGTCTCCCTGCGACCGGGCGGGCGTCTCGTCCTGGACCTGGCCCGCATGGAGTTCTGCGACTCCAGCGGCATCAGCGCCCTGATCGCGGCCCGCAACCTCGCGCACGCCGCCGGAGCCGACGTCGCGCTGGCCGCCGTCCCCGCTCACACCCAGCGCGTCCTGCACGTCGTCGGACTCGACCAGATCTTCCCCCTGTACCCCGACAGCGACGCCGCGACCCGGCCCTGA
- a CDS encoding ATP-binding protein — MKQTAHGQCGDDGAPLRYGAIWGDGAARAADARHALRAFLGNAGRTGRTVVSSTLAVDAELATSEMVTNAIVHAPGPCGMTLELTDDELTITVWDSSTEKPAPKKVDPRRIGGHGMHLVHTVSDKVVVALRATGKLVTAHLSLASNRKAAGFAAPAVAGLFPG, encoded by the coding sequence GTGAAGCAGACTGCACACGGACAGTGCGGGGACGACGGTGCCCCGCTGCGCTACGGCGCGATCTGGGGGGACGGCGCGGCCCGCGCCGCGGACGCCCGCCACGCCCTGCGCGCGTTCCTCGGCAACGCCGGGCGTACCGGCCGCACGGTGGTGTCGAGCACGCTGGCCGTCGACGCCGAACTCGCCACCAGCGAGATGGTCACCAACGCCATCGTCCACGCCCCGGGCCCCTGCGGGATGACCCTCGAGCTGACCGACGACGAACTGACCATCACGGTCTGGGACAGCTCCACCGAGAAGCCGGCGCCGAAGAAGGTCGACCCCCGGCGCATCGGCGGCCACGGGATGCACCTCGTGCACACCGTCAGCGACAAGGTCGTCGTCGCCCTTCGCGCCACGGGAAAGCTCGTCACCGCCCATCTCTCCCTGGCCTCGAACCGGAAGGCCGCCGGCTTCGCCGCACCCGCCGTCGCGGGCCTCTTCCCCGGCTGA
- a CDS encoding STAS domain-containing protein — MNDIPREDRPNHLSVEPRVVDGVLVVAVEGEIDHDVKDVLSQALLFDDRAPAPPRIVADLSGVSFMDSSGVNVFVTAHRRVSGAQGWLRIAGAQESVVRLLRLVGIDEIISCHATVQEALNA; from the coding sequence GTGAACGACATCCCCAGGGAAGACCGGCCGAATCATCTTTCCGTCGAGCCCCGCGTGGTCGACGGCGTTCTCGTCGTGGCCGTCGAGGGCGAGATCGACCACGACGTCAAGGACGTCCTCAGTCAGGCGCTGCTGTTCGACGACCGCGCGCCGGCGCCGCCACGGATCGTGGCGGACCTCAGCGGCGTGAGCTTCATGGACTCCAGCGGCGTCAACGTGTTCGTCACCGCGCACCGGCGGGTGAGCGGCGCGCAGGGGTGGCTGCGCATCGCCGGGGCCCAGGAGTCCGTCGTACGTCTGCTGCGCCTGGTGGGCATCGACGAGATCATCTCCTGCCACGCCACCGTCCAGGAGGCGCTGAACGCCTGA
- a CDS encoding YihY/virulence factor BrkB family protein, giving the protein MTTQGESIPVIGEADAADGRAGRWWAALRRTPVTVWNDDVTDWAAALTYYAVLALFPLLLVILSILGLTVPTAKPEVIDRMVQAAPAESRALLRSTLRQMSEQSSTAWTLIFVGGTGALWSGCSYLSVFRRALYAMHRTSADRPVWRTAPRIVLTALVLSALLLTSTLALLLSGGLARRLGHVLDLGTAPQATWDALRWPVVAAVAVGLVLVLYRSGPARSRPVGRMAPGGTLAVVLLLTVSLGFALYTSHVSTYDRLYGSLAGVVVFLVWLWLSNLSLLVGAQFNAELTGPADEE; this is encoded by the coding sequence TTGACAACGCAGGGTGAGAGCATCCCCGTCATCGGGGAAGCGGACGCCGCGGACGGTCGCGCGGGCCGTTGGTGGGCGGCGCTGCGCCGCACGCCGGTGACGGTGTGGAACGACGACGTCACGGACTGGGCGGCCGCCCTGACCTACTACGCGGTCCTGGCCCTGTTCCCGCTGCTGCTGGTCATCCTGTCGATCCTGGGGCTGACCGTGCCCACGGCCAAGCCCGAGGTCATCGACCGGATGGTGCAGGCGGCCCCGGCCGAGTCCCGCGCCCTGCTGCGCAGCACGCTGCGGCAGATGTCCGAGCAGTCCTCCACGGCGTGGACGCTGATCTTCGTCGGCGGGACGGGAGCCCTGTGGTCGGGATGCAGCTACCTCAGCGTCTTCCGCCGGGCGCTGTACGCGATGCACCGCACCAGCGCGGACCGGCCGGTCTGGCGCACGGCGCCGCGCATCGTCCTGACGGCCCTGGTCCTGAGCGCCCTGCTGCTCACGTCCACGCTCGCCCTGCTGCTCAGCGGCGGCCTGGCCCGGCGGCTCGGGCACGTGCTGGACCTGGGGACCGCGCCGCAGGCCACATGGGACGCCCTGCGGTGGCCGGTGGTGGCGGCCGTCGCCGTCGGCCTGGTGCTCGTCCTGTACCGGTCGGGGCCGGCGCGCTCGCGTCCCGTCGGGAGGATGGCCCCCGGCGGGACGCTGGCCGTGGTGCTCCTGCTCACGGTGTCGCTGGGCTTCGCCCTCTACACCTCCCACGTCAGTACCTACGACCGGCTGTACGGTTCGCTGGCCGGCGTGGTGGTGTTCCTGGTCTGGCTGTGGCTGTCCAACCTGTCCCTGCTGGTCGGAGCCCAGTTCAACGCCGAGCTGACCGGACCGGCCGACGAGGAGTGA
- the folE gene encoding GTP cyclohydrolase I FolE, producing the protein MTENTHRTPARSERPAPDDLAPARPVRPALRVVHQPGGVDLAAAEAAAGRFLDALGVSTDSESLRGTPGRMARAYAELFSPRPFELTTFPNDEGYDELVLARRIPVRSVCEHHLLPFVGTAHVGYLPGARILGLSKLARVVEHFSCRPQVQERLTKQIADWLQLQLEPKGVGVVIEAEHSCMTLRGVQAAGSSTLTSTLLGLLRSDARSRSEFLALTGAAA; encoded by the coding sequence ATGACCGAGAACACGCACCGCACCCCTGCCCGAAGCGAGCGCCCCGCGCCGGACGACCTGGCCCCGGCCCGGCCCGTACGGCCCGCACTGCGCGTCGTCCACCAGCCCGGCGGCGTCGACCTGGCCGCCGCGGAGGCCGCGGCCGGCCGGTTCCTCGACGCCCTGGGCGTCTCCACCGACTCCGAAAGCCTGCGCGGGACGCCGGGCCGGATGGCCCGCGCCTACGCGGAACTGTTCAGCCCGCGCCCCTTCGAGCTGACCACGTTCCCGAACGACGAGGGCTACGACGAACTGGTCCTGGCCCGGCGGATCCCGGTGCGCAGCGTGTGCGAGCACCATCTGCTGCCCTTCGTCGGCACCGCCCACGTCGGCTATCTGCCCGGCGCCCGCATCCTCGGCCTGTCCAAACTCGCGCGCGTGGTCGAGCACTTCTCCTGCCGTCCTCAGGTCCAGGAACGGCTGACCAAGCAGATCGCCGACTGGCTGCAACTCCAGCTGGAACCCAAGGGCGTCGGCGTGGTGATCGAGGCCGAGCACTCCTGCATGACCCTGCGCGGCGTGCAGGCCGCCGGTTCCAGCACCCTGACCTCCACCCTGCTCGGGCTGCTGCGCTCCGACGCCCGCTCCCGCAGCGAGTTCCTCGCCCTCACCGGCGCGGCGGCGTGA
- a CDS encoding DUF2231 domain-containing protein, whose protein sequence is MPTESHLTDAQLSTSRMQAKRPVSAALAGPYGHPFHPILVTVPIGAWVTGLVFDVASQVVDRPGFLTEGSEWLIGVGVIGALLAATVGFLDLFAIPARTPAFRTAVVHMSLNLLVTAAYAINFRWRHGSYTDGGSVGAGPLALSAVSVAVLGVSGYLGGKLAYRYGVRVADESTQAEGYTPGRGDRSPGSP, encoded by the coding sequence ATGCCCACGGAGTCCCACCTCACCGATGCACAGCTCTCCACGTCACGGATGCAGGCGAAGCGGCCGGTGAGCGCCGCGCTCGCCGGCCCGTACGGGCACCCGTTCCATCCGATCCTGGTGACGGTGCCGATCGGCGCCTGGGTGACCGGCCTGGTGTTCGACGTCGCCTCGCAGGTCGTGGACCGTCCGGGGTTCCTGACCGAGGGATCCGAGTGGCTGATCGGCGTGGGCGTGATCGGCGCCCTGCTGGCGGCCACGGTCGGTTTCCTGGACCTGTTCGCGATCCCCGCCCGGACGCCGGCCTTCCGCACGGCCGTGGTCCACATGTCGCTGAACCTGCTGGTGACCGCCGCCTACGCGATCAACTTCCGGTGGCGGCACGGTTCGTACACCGACGGCGGCAGCGTGGGCGCCGGCCCGCTGGCGCTGTCCGCCGTCAGCGTGGCGGTCCTCGGCGTCTCGGGCTACCTGGGCGGCAAGCTCGCCTACCGCTACGGCGTACGCGTCGCCGACGAGAGCACCCAGGCCGAGGGCTACACGCCCGGCCGCGGCGACCGGAGCCCCGGTTCCCCCTGA